One genomic segment of Polynucleobacter sp. MWH-UH2A includes these proteins:
- a CDS encoding (2Fe-2S)-binding protein, protein MADLNVNGKKYKVDVDPDTPLLWVIREQIGLTGTKYGCGVGQCGACTVLFEGQAVRSCSLPVAAAEGKKIETIESLEKSGQLSKVQKAWVDNQVPQCGYCQSGMVMATTALLRNNPKPTDAQIDESITNICRCGTFQQVRAAIHAASKA, encoded by the coding sequence GATCCAGATACTCCATTGCTATGGGTAATACGAGAGCAAATCGGCTTAACTGGTACCAAGTATGGTTGCGGTGTTGGTCAATGTGGTGCATGCACTGTGTTGTTTGAAGGCCAGGCGGTGCGTAGCTGCTCCTTGCCAGTTGCTGCAGCGGAAGGTAAAAAAATTGAAACGATTGAGAGTTTAGAAAAGAGCGGTCAGCTTTCTAAAGTACAAAAAGCTTGGGTTGATAATCAGGTGCCTCAGTGTGGTTACTGTCAATCTGGCATGGTGATGGCAACAACCGCATTGCTACGCAATAATCCAAAACCAACCGATGCTCAGATTGATGAGTCCATCACTAATATCTGCCGTTGCGGCACATTCCAACAAGTGCGCGCAGCGATTCATGCTGCTAGCAAGGCTTAA